The Xanthomonas sp. CFBP 8443 genome has a window encoding:
- the xseA gene encoding exodeoxyribonuclease VII large subunit produces MPDRDDQILSPSQLNTLARDLLESAFPLAWVEGELGNVTRPSSGHLYFTLKDARAQVRCAMFKPKSQWLKFVPREGLRVLARGRLTLYEARGDYQLVLDHLEEAGEGALRRAFEELKARLAAEGLFASERKRALPAFVRRLAVITSPSGAAVRDVLSVLGRRLPLLQVDILPSLVQGDSAAAQLTSLLQRADASGRYDAILLTRGGGSLEDLWAFNDERLARAIAAAATPVVSAVGHETDVTLADFAADLRAPTPSVAAELLAPDQRDLAARLRGQHARLLQWQQHRLRQAMQRADRALLRLQAQSPQAQLQLLRRRQQDAARRLLALWRQQQERRGARLRHAAAVLRTAQPQRRLAALRERLLALGRRPQAAMARQLQADAQRLRALARALETVSPLATVTRGYTILTRVDDGTLVRSTTQLAPGDRLRARLADGEVTLRTE; encoded by the coding sequence ATGCCCGATCGCGACGACCAGATCCTCAGCCCCAGCCAGCTCAACACGCTGGCGCGCGATCTGCTGGAAAGCGCGTTCCCGCTGGCCTGGGTGGAAGGCGAACTGGGCAACGTCACCCGGCCCTCGTCCGGCCATCTGTACTTCACCTTGAAGGACGCGCGGGCGCAGGTGCGCTGCGCGATGTTCAAGCCGAAGAGCCAATGGCTGAAGTTCGTGCCGCGCGAGGGCCTGCGCGTGCTCGCGCGCGGCCGCCTGACCCTGTACGAGGCGCGCGGCGACTACCAGTTGGTGCTGGATCATCTGGAGGAAGCCGGCGAAGGCGCGTTGCGCCGCGCCTTCGAGGAACTCAAGGCCAGACTGGCCGCCGAAGGCCTGTTCGCCAGCGAGCGCAAGCGCGCCCTGCCCGCCTTCGTGCGCCGCCTGGCGGTGATCACCTCGCCCAGCGGCGCGGCGGTGCGCGACGTGCTGAGCGTGCTCGGCCGGCGCCTGCCGCTGCTGCAGGTGGACATCCTGCCGAGCCTGGTGCAAGGCGACAGCGCCGCGGCGCAACTCACCTCGCTGCTGCAGCGCGCCGATGCCAGCGGCCGCTACGACGCGATCCTGCTGACCCGCGGCGGCGGCTCGCTGGAAGACCTGTGGGCGTTCAACGACGAACGCCTGGCGCGGGCGATCGCCGCCGCGGCCACGCCGGTGGTGTCGGCGGTCGGCCACGAGACCGACGTGACCCTGGCCGACTTCGCCGCCGACCTGCGCGCGCCGACGCCGTCGGTCGCCGCGGAACTGCTCGCCCCCGACCAGCGCGATCTCGCCGCGCGCCTGCGCGGCCAGCACGCGCGGCTGCTGCAGTGGCAGCAGCACCGCCTGCGCCAGGCGATGCAACGCGCCGATCGCGCCTTGCTGCGGCTGCAGGCGCAGAGCCCGCAAGCGCAGCTGCAATTGCTGCGACGGCGCCAGCAGGATGCCGCGCGCCGCCTGCTGGCGCTGTGGCGGCAGCAGCAAGAACGCCGCGGCGCGCGCCTGCGCCATGCCGCCGCGGTGCTGCGCACGGCGCAACCGCAACGGCGCCTGGCGGCCCTGCGCGAGCGCCTGCTGGCGCTCGGCAGGCGCCCGCAAGCGGCGATGGCGCGCCAGCTGCAGGCCGACGCGCAACGCCTGCGCGCGCTGGCCCGCGCGCTGGAAACGGTCAGCCCGCTGGCCACGGTGACGCGCGGCTACACGATCCTGACCCGGGTCGACGACGGCACGCTGGTGCGCTCGACCACGCAACTCGCGCCCGGCGACCGCCTGCGCGCGCGGCTGGCCGACGGTGAGGTGACGCTACGTACAGAATGA
- a CDS encoding lipocalin family protein: MRHSSIAMLLACVLCLALPARAAQPVSSVAEFDLGRYAGQWHEIAHLPVSFQKKCTGDITAAYMLRDDGLVGVRNACRTGKDGVLAAEGVARRVQGHPGRLQVRFAPDWLAWVPMVWADYWVIALDPDYQWALIGEPDRKYLWVLSRSPRMPRALFEQIKARAVAMGYDLDPLLVVAPLD, from the coding sequence ATGCGTCATTCATCGATCGCGATGCTGCTGGCCTGTGTGCTGTGCCTGGCGCTGCCGGCGCGGGCCGCGCAGCCGGTGAGCTCGGTCGCCGAGTTCGACCTGGGCCGCTACGCCGGGCAATGGCACGAAATCGCGCACCTGCCGGTGTCGTTCCAGAAGAAATGCACCGGCGACATCACCGCCGCCTACATGCTGCGCGACGACGGACTGGTCGGCGTGCGCAACGCCTGCCGGACCGGCAAGGACGGCGTGCTCGCCGCCGAGGGCGTGGCACGGCGGGTCCAAGGCCATCCCGGACGGCTGCAGGTGCGTTTCGCGCCCGATTGGCTGGCCTGGGTGCCGATGGTCTGGGCCGATTACTGGGTGATCGCGCTGGATCCGGACTACCAGTGGGCGCTGATCGGCGAACCGGACCGCAAATACCTGTGGGTGCTGTCGCGTTCGCCGCGGATGCCGCGCGCGCTGTTCGAGCAGATCAAGGCCAGGGCGGTGGCGATGGGCTACGACCTGGATCCGTTGCTGGTCGTCGCGCCGCTGGACTGA
- a CDS encoding LEA type 2 family protein has protein sequence MGQRLRFGLLVLCTALLAACGDGMVRRVSDPAASVQQLTVNMDGSWKVDLRLQNYSSIPMRYDTVRLELGVGGEAAGTVQTAPGISIGPETADVVSIALRPSSAARIAVADALAGRRSLEYTLKGSIDATPEEKKQRNFEIDTRNMLSPAPGLDGVLR, from the coding sequence ATGGGTCAGCGGCTTCGCTTCGGCTTGCTCGTGTTGTGCACTGCGCTGCTGGCTGCCTGCGGCGACGGCATGGTGCGCCGCGTGTCCGACCCAGCCGCCAGCGTGCAGCAGCTCACCGTCAACATGGACGGCAGCTGGAAGGTGGACCTGCGCCTGCAGAACTACAGCAGTATCCCGATGCGCTACGACACCGTGCGCCTGGAACTGGGCGTGGGCGGCGAAGCCGCCGGGACCGTGCAGACCGCGCCCGGGATCTCGATCGGACCGGAAACGGCGGACGTGGTCAGCATCGCGCTGCGCCCCAGTTCGGCCGCCCGCATCGCCGTCGCCGACGCGCTGGCAGGTCGCCGCAGCCTCGAGTACACGCTCAAGGGCAGCATCGATGCGACGCCGGAAGAGAAGAAGCAGCGCAACTTCGAGATCGACACCCGCAACATGCTCAGCCCGGCGCCTGGACTGGACGGCGTCCTGCGTTGA
- a CDS encoding MarR family transcriptional regulator, with the protein MSRFGATEQRLDVTGRKHPGFPRDAATVVRLIKLLHKLILDQGNDLLRAYGLNYSEYNVLMMIDASPDGTLSPSQLSDAASEKSANITRLTSHLVDKGLIQRSPSAEDRRMLLLRLTAEGERLIEAFMPDVFAQLSGYAQHLQRAELAQLEALLKTLLRGVERDA; encoded by the coding sequence ATGAGCCGCTTCGGTGCCACCGAACAGCGCCTGGACGTCACCGGCCGCAAGCATCCGGGTTTCCCGCGCGACGCGGCCACGGTCGTGCGCCTGATCAAGCTGCTGCACAAGCTGATCCTGGACCAGGGCAACGACCTGCTGCGCGCCTATGGCCTGAACTACTCCGAATACAACGTGTTGATGATGATCGACGCCAGTCCCGACGGAACCCTGAGCCCGTCGCAGCTGAGCGACGCGGCCAGCGAGAAATCGGCCAACATCACCCGCCTGACCAGCCACCTGGTCGACAAGGGCCTGATCCAGCGCAGCCCCAGCGCCGAGGACCGGCGCATGTTGCTGCTGCGCCTGACCGCCGAGGGCGAGCGCCTGATCGAAGCGTTCATGCCCGACGTGTTCGCGCAGCTCAGCGGCTATGCGCAGCACCTGCAGCGCGCCGAACTGGCGCAACTGGAAGCCCTGTTGAAGACATTGCTGCGCGGCGTGGAGCGCGACGCATGA
- a CDS encoding FUSC family protein: MSAHRADAGTGAPAGAAPQRLRTLLAEALRGEGDAWLFVLRTLLSIYLAGWIALRLDLSSPMTAMITVVVVMHRQTGMVFAKGFYRVLGTLIGSVAALAMVALFPQEPVLFVLALALWIGLCTGGALLYRNFKAYAFVLSGYTVALIALPAVNQPENVFTLVVARVTEVLLGLLVTGVVSDVVFPSRLRQTLRDTVRRAYDGFLDFVRDATGGQLPRAAMEQAHLRFVRDAVEIEDLRSSVVFEDPEARVRSGRLRLLNQRFMAVSTSFQSLHHYINRLLRQAEGEVADALIGLYRPLKAALSERGGRERTAETARRLAECRDALAPRAAAVRDTLPSARYEDFDTGVSLLRRFFGELHDYVAAEAALVAPQQWRTPQAGGDTAVFLRGNDYAAAALTALRSALLVAAMCWLWIQAGWISGATAVFQAVALSAILSSSANAPAAARSLFKGFVFGATLGAVCQLLVLPQMDGYVLFVAGTAPFLLLTLYLASKPALFGFATGTNLAFISILAVQPTPHFDAVATFNSVVPLLLGTLAVSVAFVFVPPVIGTRWHRRRLLEQLRRQTTLAARAPLPGLQLRLESVNRDLFQQIVAHTPPGSDELRDLLGWALSVHETGRTLVELRRDAADGDLPAALAADVDAAVQALAALYLAPSPARHRLALQRIDAALAASRVDGQVPLRWKRTREHLHLLRGALLDADSVLAALASGHPPAPPSPGAADVAAR; encoded by the coding sequence ATGAGCGCGCACCGCGCCGATGCCGGCACCGGCGCGCCCGCAGGCGCGGCGCCGCAGCGCCTGCGCACGCTGCTGGCCGAGGCCTTGCGCGGCGAAGGCGACGCCTGGCTGTTCGTGCTGCGCACGCTGCTGTCGATCTACCTCGCCGGCTGGATCGCGCTGCGCCTGGACCTGTCCTCGCCGATGACCGCGATGATCACCGTGGTGGTGGTGATGCACCGACAGACCGGCATGGTGTTCGCCAAGGGGTTCTATCGCGTGCTGGGCACACTGATCGGCAGCGTCGCCGCGCTGGCGATGGTCGCGCTGTTTCCGCAGGAGCCGGTGCTGTTCGTGCTGGCGCTGGCGCTGTGGATCGGCCTGTGCACCGGTGGCGCGCTGCTGTACCGCAACTTCAAGGCGTACGCGTTCGTGCTGTCCGGCTATACCGTGGCGCTGATCGCGCTGCCGGCGGTGAACCAGCCGGAGAACGTGTTCACGCTGGTGGTCGCGCGCGTGACCGAGGTGCTGCTGGGGCTGCTGGTGACCGGCGTGGTCAGCGACGTGGTGTTCCCCAGCCGCCTGCGCCAGACCCTGCGCGACACCGTGCGCCGCGCCTACGACGGCTTCCTCGATTTCGTCCGCGACGCCACCGGCGGCCAGCTGCCGCGCGCGGCGATGGAGCAGGCGCACCTGCGCTTCGTCCGCGACGCGGTGGAGATCGAGGACCTGCGCAGCTCGGTGGTGTTCGAAGACCCGGAGGCGCGCGTGCGCAGCGGCCGCCTGCGCCTGCTCAACCAGCGCTTCATGGCCGTGTCCACCAGCTTCCAGTCGCTGCACCACTACATCAACCGCCTGCTGCGCCAGGCCGAGGGCGAGGTCGCCGATGCGCTGATCGGCCTGTACCGGCCGCTGAAGGCGGCGCTGAGCGAGCGCGGCGGCCGCGAGCGCACCGCCGAGACCGCGCGCCGGCTGGCCGAGTGCCGCGACGCGCTGGCACCTCGCGCCGCCGCGGTACGCGACACCCTGCCGAGCGCGCGCTATGAGGATTTTGATACCGGCGTGTCGCTGCTGCGGCGCTTCTTCGGCGAGCTGCACGATTACGTCGCCGCCGAAGCCGCGCTGGTCGCCCCGCAGCAGTGGCGCACGCCGCAGGCCGGCGGCGACACCGCGGTGTTCCTGCGCGGCAACGACTACGCGGCGGCGGCGCTGACCGCGTTGCGCAGCGCGCTGCTGGTGGCGGCGATGTGCTGGCTGTGGATCCAGGCCGGCTGGATCAGCGGCGCCACCGCGGTGTTCCAGGCGGTGGCGTTGAGCGCGATCCTGTCGTCCAGCGCCAACGCGCCGGCGGCGGCGCGCTCGCTGTTCAAGGGCTTCGTGTTCGGCGCCACGTTGGGGGCGGTCTGCCAGTTGCTGGTGCTGCCGCAGATGGACGGCTACGTCCTGTTCGTCGCCGGCACCGCACCGTTCCTGCTGCTGACCCTGTACCTGGCCTCCAAGCCGGCGCTGTTCGGCTTCGCCACCGGCACCAACCTGGCCTTCATCTCGATCCTGGCGGTGCAGCCCACGCCGCACTTCGATGCCGTCGCCACCTTCAACAGCGTGGTGCCGCTGCTGCTGGGCACGCTGGCGGTAAGCGTGGCGTTCGTGTTCGTGCCGCCGGTGATCGGCACTCGCTGGCATCGCCGGCGCCTGCTGGAACAGCTGCGGCGGCAGACCACGTTGGCCGCGCGCGCGCCGCTGCCCGGCCTGCAGTTGCGCCTGGAAAGCGTCAACCGCGACCTGTTCCAGCAGATCGTCGCGCATACCCCGCCGGGCAGCGACGAACTGCGCGACCTGCTCGGCTGGGCGCTGTCGGTGCACGAGACCGGGCGCACCCTGGTCGAGCTGCGCCGCGACGCCGCCGACGGCGACCTGCCGGCCGCGCTGGCGGCCGACGTGGACGCCGCGGTGCAGGCGCTGGCCGCGCTGTACCTGGCGCCCTCGCCGGCACGGCACCGCCTGGCGCTGCAGCGCATCGACGCGGCGCTGGCCGCGAGCCGGGTCGACGGCCAGGTGCCGCTGCGCTGGAAACGCACCCGCGAGCACCTGCACCTGCTGCGCGGCGCTCTGCTCGATGCCGACTCGGTGCTTGCCGCACTCGCCAGCGGGCACCCGCCCGCCCCGCCCTCGCCAGGAGCCGCCGATGTCGCTGCCCGCTGA
- a CDS encoding DUF1656 domain-containing protein, whose product MPAEISIAGVYVPGLLVLAVLLLFAAWAVDALAGRAGLYRYAWHPPLFRLALYVAVFAACGLLLLP is encoded by the coding sequence CTGCCCGCTGAAATCTCGATCGCCGGCGTGTACGTGCCCGGCCTGTTGGTGCTGGCGGTGCTGCTGCTGTTCGCCGCCTGGGCGGTCGACGCGCTGGCCGGCCGCGCCGGGCTGTACCGCTACGCCTGGCACCCGCCGCTGTTCCGCCTGGCCTTGTACGTCGCCGTGTTCGCCGCGTGCGGCCTGCTCCTTTTGCCGTGA
- a CDS encoding HlyD family secretion protein: protein MKTPALIRFALTAAVVLIAALLAHALWRHYMLSPWTRDGRVRAEVVRIAPDVSGLVDAVAVTDNQHVKRGDVLFSVDRRRFELALAQARADLAAAQAQARSAGASISAAAASQAASEAEFQMRRAQAERRARAAAVISAEARSDAEATARSAQADVHRTAAVRGQASAAQAQALAAVEQAQAAVDLAALDLQRTQVRATADGYVTNLDVRVGDYAQAGGARLALVRDDAMWVYGYFEETKLPQVHVGDRADIRLMSGGVLLHGRVEGIARGIADSDNPTSASLLADVSPTFNWIRLAQRVPVRVRIDPASVPEGTILAAGMTATVTVHGKP from the coding sequence ATGAAGACCCCTGCCCTGATCCGTTTCGCCCTGACCGCCGCGGTCGTGCTGATCGCCGCCCTGCTCGCGCATGCGCTGTGGCGCCACTACATGCTGTCGCCGTGGACCCGCGACGGCCGCGTGCGCGCCGAAGTGGTGCGCATCGCCCCGGACGTGTCCGGCCTGGTCGATGCGGTCGCGGTGACCGACAACCAGCACGTCAAGCGCGGCGACGTGCTGTTCAGCGTCGATCGGCGGCGCTTCGAGCTGGCCCTGGCGCAGGCCCGCGCCGATTTGGCCGCGGCGCAGGCGCAGGCGCGCTCGGCCGGCGCCAGCATCTCCGCCGCGGCCGCCAGCCAGGCGGCGAGCGAGGCCGAATTCCAGATGCGCCGCGCGCAGGCCGAACGCCGCGCCCGCGCCGCGGCGGTGATCTCGGCCGAGGCCCGCTCCGACGCCGAGGCCACCGCGCGCTCGGCGCAGGCCGACGTGCACCGCACCGCCGCCGTGCGCGGCCAGGCCAGCGCCGCACAGGCGCAGGCGCTGGCGGCGGTGGAGCAGGCCCAGGCCGCGGTCGACCTGGCCGCGCTGGACCTGCAGCGCACCCAGGTCCGCGCCACCGCCGACGGCTACGTCACCAACCTGGACGTGCGCGTCGGCGACTACGCCCAGGCCGGCGGCGCGCGGCTGGCGCTGGTGCGCGACGACGCGATGTGGGTCTACGGCTACTTCGAGGAGACCAAACTGCCGCAGGTGCACGTCGGCGATCGCGCCGACATCCGCCTGATGAGCGGCGGGGTGCTGCTGCATGGACGGGTCGAAGGCATCGCCCGCGGCATCGCCGACAGCGACAACCCGACCAGCGCCTCGCTGCTCGCCGACGTCAGCCCAACTTTCAACTGGATCCGCCTGGCGCAGCGGGTGCCGGTGCGGGTGCGCATCGACCCGGCCAGCGTGCCGGAGGGCACCATCCTGGCCGCGGGCATGACTGCGACAGTCACGGTGCATGGAAAGCCGTGA